One Dunckerocampus dactyliophorus isolate RoL2022-P2 chromosome 18, RoL_Ddac_1.1, whole genome shotgun sequence genomic region harbors:
- the smurf1 gene encoding E3 ubiquitin-protein ligase SMURF1 isoform X1 codes for MSNPGTRRNGSSIKIRLTVLCAKNLAKKDFFRLPDPFAKVVVDGSGQCHSTDTVKSTLDPKWNQHYDLYIGKADSITISIWNHKKIHKRQGAGFLGCIRLLSNAISRLKDTGYQRLDLCKLNPSDSDAVRGQIVVSLQTRDRIGSGGPVVDCRGLLENDGPVLEGCFSEEPLPYSDPTGAAGGGNCRLDSPSQESRLQNQRIRGQDSRGHGHTPQNRPHGHQPPDLPEGYEQRTTVQGQVYFLHTQTGVSTWHDPRIPRDLASVSCEELGPLPVGWEVRSTVSGRIYFVDHNNRTTQFTDPRLHTIISQQSQVKESSQPPQMDVGVEEGGGGGVGGSVGGDGDVAARYERDLVHKLKLLRHELSLQQPQAGHCRIEVSREEIFEESYRQIMKMRPKDLKKRLMVKFRGEEGLDYGGVAREWLYLLCHEMLNPYYGLFQYSTDNIYTLQINPDSSINPDHLSYFHFVGRVMGLAVFHGHYINGSFTLPFYKQLLGKPIQLNDLETTDPELHKSLVWILENDITSVLDHTFCVEHNAFGKFLQHELKPNGRNIPVTEENKKEYVRLYVNWRFMRGIEAQFLALQKGFSELIPQHLLKPFDHKELELIIGGLGKIDLVDWKSNTRLKHCTSESNVVRWFWQAVEAFSEERRGRLLQFVTGSTRVPLQGFKALQGSTGSAGPRLFTIHLIDANTDNLPKAHTCFNRIDIPPYESYEKLYEKLLTAVEETCGFAVE; via the exons GCCTGCCCGATCCTTTTGCCAAGGTTGTGGTAGACGGATCAGGTCAATGCCACTCAACAGACACAGTCAAGAGCACACTGGACCCCAAATGGAATCAGCACTATGACCT ctacATCGGCAAGGCAGACTCAATTACCATCAGTATATGGAATCACAAGAAGATCCATAAACGGCAGGGGGCAGGCTTCTTGGGGTGCATTAGACTTCTTTCAAATGCCATCAGCAGACTAAAAGACACAGGAT ACCAGCGGCTAGATCTATGTAAACTGAACCCCTCAGACAGTGACGCAGTGCGGGGGCAGATTGTAG TGAGCCTGCAGACACGAGACCGCATAGGTAGCGGAGGACCAGTGGTGGACTGTAGAGGTCTGTTGGAAAATGACGG tcctGTGTTAGAGGGATGTTTTAGTGAAGAACCGCTGCCTTACTCCGACCCCACTGGCGCTGCGGGTGGCGGAAACTGCCGTCTCGACTCACCCAGTCAAGAGAGCCGCCTTCAGAACCAGCGAATCCGAGGGCAGGATTCCAGAGGCCATGGCCACACCCCTCAGAACAGACCTCACGGGCACCAACCCCCGGACCTGCCAGAAGGATATG AGCAACGAACAACAGTTCAGGGCCAGGTGTACTTCCTACACACACAGACGGGTGTCAGCACCTGGCACGACCCTCGGATACCACG GGACCTGGCCAGCGTAAGCTGTGAGGAGCTTGGCCCGTTGCCAGTGGGCTGGGAGGTCCGAAGCACAGTGTCGGGACGGATATACTTTGTGGACCACAACAACAGAACCACACAGTTCACAGACCCGCGTCTACACACCATCATCAG CCAGCAATCCCAAGTGAAGGAATCCTCCCAACCGCCCCAGATGGATGTGGGGGTTGAAGAGGGCGGAGGTGGAGGAGTGGGTGGCAGTGTCGGTGGAGACGGGGACGTGGCGGCACGCTACGAGAGAGATTTGGTCCACAAACTGAAGCTGCTCCGCCACGAGCTCTCCCTGCAGCAGCCCCAAGCAGGACACTGTCGCATCGAGGTGTCTCGTGAGGAGATCTTTGAG GAGTCGTATCGGCAAATAATGAAGATGAGGCCAAAAGACCTGAAGAAGCGTCTGATGGTGAAGTTCAGAGGAGAGGAGGGCCTGGACTATGGTGGTGTAGCCAG GGAGTGGCTGTACCTGCTGTGTCATGAAATGCTGAACCCCTATTACGGCCTGTTCCAGTACTCCACAGACAATATCTACACATTACAAATCAACCCTGACTCCTCCATTAACCCT GATCACCTATCATATTTCCACTTTGTGGGCCGTGTAATGGGGCTGGCAGTTTTTCATGGTCACTACATCAACGGGAGTTTCACGCTGCCCTTCTACAAACAGCTGCTGGGCAAACCCATTCAGCTCAATGACCTGGAGACCACCGACCCAGAACTGCACAAGAGTCTCGTCTGGATATT AGAGAACGACATCACCTCAGTCCTGGACCACACATTCTGCGTGGAGCATAACGCCTTTGGGAAGTTCCTCCAGCATGAACTCAAACCTAATGGTCGTAACATCCCTGTGACTGAGGAGAACAAGAAGGAATACGTGAG GCTTTATGTGAACTGGAGGTTTATGCGTGGAATTGAAGCCCAGTTTCTGGCTCTCCAGAAGGGATTCAGTGAGCTGATCCCCCAGCATCTCCTCAAGCCTTTCGACCATAAAGAGCTGGAG TTGATCATCGGCGGATTGGGAAAGATCGACCTGGTCGACTGGAAGAGCAACACGCGCCTGAAGCACTGCACAAGCGAGAGCAACGTGGTGCGGTGGTTCTGGCAGGCAGTGGAGGCCTTCAgcgaggagaggagaggacgCCTTCTGCAGTTTGTCACAGGCTCCACCAGGGTGCCGTTACAAGGCTTCAAAGCACTGCAGG GCTCTACAGGTTCTGCAGGACCAAGACTTTTCACCATTCATTTGATAGATGCCAACACTGACAACCTGCCCAAGGCGCACACGTG TTTTAACAGAATAGACATCCCCCCCTACGAGTCTTACGAGAAACTTTACGAGAAACTGCTGACGGCTGTGGAGGAGACCTGTGGCTTTGCTGTGGAGTGA
- the smurf1 gene encoding E3 ubiquitin-protein ligase SMURF1 isoform X2 has product MSNPGTRRNGSSIKIRLTVLCAKNLAKKDFFRLPDPFAKVVVDGSGQCHSTDTVKSTLDPKWNQHYDLYIGKADSITISIWNHKKIHKRQGAGFLGCIRLLSNAISRLKDTGYQRLDLCKLNPSDSDAVRGQIVVSLQTRDRIGSGGPVVDCRGLLENDGPVLEGCFSEEPLPYSDPTGAAGGGNCRLDSPSQESRLQNQRIRGQDSRGHGHTPQNRPHGHQPPDLPEGYEQRTTVQGQVYFLHTQTGVSTWHDPRIPRDLASVSCEELGPLPVGWEVRSTVSGRIYFVDHNNRTTQFTDPRLHTIISQQSQVKESSQPPQMDVGVEEGGGGGVGGSVGGDGDVAARYERDLVHKLKLLRHELSLQQPQAGHCRIEVSREEIFEESYRQIMKMRPKDLKKRLMVKFRGEEGLDYGGVAREWLYLLCHEMLNPYYGLFQYSTDNIYTLQINPDSSINPDHLSYFHFVGRVMGLAVFHGHYINGSFTLPFYKQLLGKPIQLNDLETTDPELHKSLVWILENDITSVLDHTFCVEHNAFGKFLQHELKPNGRNIPVTEENKKEYVRLYVNWRFMRGIEAQFLALQKGFSELIPQHLLKPFDHKELELIIGGLGKIDLVDWKSNTRLKHCTSESNVVRWFWQAVEAFSEERRGRLLQFVTGSTRVPLQGFKALQGSAGPRLFTIHLIDANTDNLPKAHTCFNRIDIPPYESYEKLYEKLLTAVEETCGFAVE; this is encoded by the exons GCCTGCCCGATCCTTTTGCCAAGGTTGTGGTAGACGGATCAGGTCAATGCCACTCAACAGACACAGTCAAGAGCACACTGGACCCCAAATGGAATCAGCACTATGACCT ctacATCGGCAAGGCAGACTCAATTACCATCAGTATATGGAATCACAAGAAGATCCATAAACGGCAGGGGGCAGGCTTCTTGGGGTGCATTAGACTTCTTTCAAATGCCATCAGCAGACTAAAAGACACAGGAT ACCAGCGGCTAGATCTATGTAAACTGAACCCCTCAGACAGTGACGCAGTGCGGGGGCAGATTGTAG TGAGCCTGCAGACACGAGACCGCATAGGTAGCGGAGGACCAGTGGTGGACTGTAGAGGTCTGTTGGAAAATGACGG tcctGTGTTAGAGGGATGTTTTAGTGAAGAACCGCTGCCTTACTCCGACCCCACTGGCGCTGCGGGTGGCGGAAACTGCCGTCTCGACTCACCCAGTCAAGAGAGCCGCCTTCAGAACCAGCGAATCCGAGGGCAGGATTCCAGAGGCCATGGCCACACCCCTCAGAACAGACCTCACGGGCACCAACCCCCGGACCTGCCAGAAGGATATG AGCAACGAACAACAGTTCAGGGCCAGGTGTACTTCCTACACACACAGACGGGTGTCAGCACCTGGCACGACCCTCGGATACCACG GGACCTGGCCAGCGTAAGCTGTGAGGAGCTTGGCCCGTTGCCAGTGGGCTGGGAGGTCCGAAGCACAGTGTCGGGACGGATATACTTTGTGGACCACAACAACAGAACCACACAGTTCACAGACCCGCGTCTACACACCATCATCAG CCAGCAATCCCAAGTGAAGGAATCCTCCCAACCGCCCCAGATGGATGTGGGGGTTGAAGAGGGCGGAGGTGGAGGAGTGGGTGGCAGTGTCGGTGGAGACGGGGACGTGGCGGCACGCTACGAGAGAGATTTGGTCCACAAACTGAAGCTGCTCCGCCACGAGCTCTCCCTGCAGCAGCCCCAAGCAGGACACTGTCGCATCGAGGTGTCTCGTGAGGAGATCTTTGAG GAGTCGTATCGGCAAATAATGAAGATGAGGCCAAAAGACCTGAAGAAGCGTCTGATGGTGAAGTTCAGAGGAGAGGAGGGCCTGGACTATGGTGGTGTAGCCAG GGAGTGGCTGTACCTGCTGTGTCATGAAATGCTGAACCCCTATTACGGCCTGTTCCAGTACTCCACAGACAATATCTACACATTACAAATCAACCCTGACTCCTCCATTAACCCT GATCACCTATCATATTTCCACTTTGTGGGCCGTGTAATGGGGCTGGCAGTTTTTCATGGTCACTACATCAACGGGAGTTTCACGCTGCCCTTCTACAAACAGCTGCTGGGCAAACCCATTCAGCTCAATGACCTGGAGACCACCGACCCAGAACTGCACAAGAGTCTCGTCTGGATATT AGAGAACGACATCACCTCAGTCCTGGACCACACATTCTGCGTGGAGCATAACGCCTTTGGGAAGTTCCTCCAGCATGAACTCAAACCTAATGGTCGTAACATCCCTGTGACTGAGGAGAACAAGAAGGAATACGTGAG GCTTTATGTGAACTGGAGGTTTATGCGTGGAATTGAAGCCCAGTTTCTGGCTCTCCAGAAGGGATTCAGTGAGCTGATCCCCCAGCATCTCCTCAAGCCTTTCGACCATAAAGAGCTGGAG TTGATCATCGGCGGATTGGGAAAGATCGACCTGGTCGACTGGAAGAGCAACACGCGCCTGAAGCACTGCACAAGCGAGAGCAACGTGGTGCGGTGGTTCTGGCAGGCAGTGGAGGCCTTCAgcgaggagaggagaggacgCCTTCTGCAGTTTGTCACAGGCTCCACCAGGGTGCCGTTACAAGGCTTCAAAGCACTGCAGG GTTCTGCAGGACCAAGACTTTTCACCATTCATTTGATAGATGCCAACACTGACAACCTGCCCAAGGCGCACACGTG TTTTAACAGAATAGACATCCCCCCCTACGAGTCTTACGAGAAACTTTACGAGAAACTGCTGACGGCTGTGGAGGAGACCTGTGGCTTTGCTGTGGAGTGA